CTAATAAGCTGGAGATTTCAATATCATAAATATTTAACTTATGTTTGCTGATTAAATGCAACAATAAGTCCATTGGACCTTCAAATTTTTCCAGTTTAAATTGTAGTTTTTCCATACAATCCCCGTCTATAGCTTGAACAATATCCGTAACACAATTTCTACAAATCCTGTTAAGTGTATTAACAGGTTAGCAATGACACTTTGCAGCCAGGAAAGAGGTCCCTGCAATGCTCCAACCAAAAGTAATACAACTATAATTATCATACCATAACGCTCATATTTAAGCAATGTAAAATAGGTGCGTTGTGGCAGGAATACCCCTAAAATTTTAAACCCATCATTTGGCGGAATAGGCAACAGGTTAAAGATCATTAAGGTAATATTAATCAATACTGCGCTATAAAAAACTGTGCGTAAAACATACAATACCATACTGCCCGGCATTACCGCATAAGCATAAAAACAAATTTTATAACCAATCATCGCAAAAAATGCCAAGATGAAGTTGGACAATGGCCCGGCAAGGGAAACCAGCACAATATCCCGTTTTGGTTTTTTAAAATACCTTGGGTCAATCGGCACTGGTTTCGCCCATCCAACATGGACCAAAAACAGCGCAATTGTACCAAACAAATCAAAATGTTTAAACGGGTTTAAGGTTAAACGCCCGGCATTTTTGGCAGTTGGATCCCCCAACCAGTAAGCGACCAACCCATGGGAAACCTCATGGACAGGAATGGAGGTAAACAATACTAGAGCAAATGCTAGAAGCTGGATTAAATATTCCAATGCTTGTGATTGTGTTAACATGAAAAAACACCCCATAAAGAGATTTGGCACCCTCCAATGGATGAAGAGTGCCAATCAATAAAAACTGAATCATTAGATTGCGCGGTTAACTTTATTAGAACGCAAGCAACGGGTGCAAGCATAAATGTGGCATGGTTTACCATCAACTATAGCTTTTACGCGTTTTACATTCGGTTTCCAAGTT
This is a stretch of genomic DNA from Clostridium facile. It encodes these proteins:
- a CDS encoding site-2 protease family protein — encoded protein: MLTQSQALEYLIQLLAFALVLFTSIPVHEVSHGLVAYWLGDPTAKNAGRLTLNPFKHFDLFGTIALFLVHVGWAKPVPIDPRYFKKPKRDIVLVSLAGPLSNFILAFFAMIGYKICFYAYAVMPGSMVLYVLRTVFYSAVLINITLMIFNLLPIPPNDGFKILGVFLPQRTYFTLLKYERYGMIIIVVLLLVGALQGPLSWLQSVIANLLIHLTGFVEIVLRILFKL
- the rpmB gene encoding 50S ribosomal protein L28 yields the protein MAKCDICGKGVTFGIKVSHSHRRSNRTWKPNVKRVKAIVDGKPCHIYACTRCLRSNKVNRAI